The DNA segment GACCCCGGTGACCGGTCAGGTGCTGGTGCTGGGCGGTACCGGGGAGGCGCGGCGGCTGGCTGCCGCGCTCGTCGCCGACGGGGTCGACGTGCTCTCCTCGCTGGCCGGCCGGGTCGCCGAGCCGGTGCTGCCGGTGGGCGAGGTGCGGGTCGGCGGGTTCGGCGGCGCGGAGGGGCTGGCGGCCTGGCTGGCCGAGCACCGCCCGCGCGCCGTCGTCGACGCCACCCACCCGTTCGCCGCCGAGATCACCGCGTCGGCCGCCGCCGCGGCGGCCGCGCACGGCACGCCGCTGCTCCGGCTGCAGCGGCCGGGCTGGACGCCGCAGCCCGGGGACGACTGGCGGTTCGTCGACTCGCTGGCCGACGCCGCGGCCACCGTCGCCGACCGCTCCAGCGTCTTCCTCACCACCGGCCGGCAGGGCGTGCGGACCTTCGCCGACCTGCCCGGGCGGGTGCTGGTGCGCTCGGTCGACCCACCCGACGAGCCGCTGCCGGCCGGGGCGACCCTGCTGCTGGACCGCGGGCCGTTCAGCGTCGCCGACGAGCTGGCGCTGATGCGCGAGCACGCGGTGGACGTCGTGGTCACCAAGGACTCCGGCGGGCACATGACCGAGGCCAAGCTGACCGCCGCCCGCGAGCTGGGCATCCCGGTCGTGCTGGTCCGCCGGCCGCCGCTGCCGGCGGGCGTCGCGACCGTGGCCACCGTCGACGAGGCCCTCGCCTGGATCCGCAGCCGATGAGCCGGCTGGTGCTCTTCGACATGGACGGCACCCTGGTCGACTCCACGCCGGGCATCTGGGCCTCGATCCGGGTCGCCGCCGCCGCGCTCGGGCTCCCCGAGCCGACCCCGGGCCAGCTGCGGTCGATGGTGGGCCCCCCGCTGCAGGACGGCTTCGCCAGCGCCTTCGGCCTGGTCGGCGAGGACGTCGACCGGGCGGTGGGCGCCTACCGGGCGCACTACGCGGCGGGGGCGATGTTCGACGCCGACGTGTACCCCGGCATCCCCGGGCTGCTGGCCGCGCTCCGCGCCGACGGGGCGACCCTCGCCGTGGCGACCAGCAAGCCGGAGCCGTTCGCGGTGCGCATCCTGGCCCACACCGGCCTGCTGCCGGCGTTCGCCGGCGTGCACGGCGCGACGCTGGACGGCACCGTGCGGCACAAGCACGACGTGGTCGCCGCCGCGCTGGCCGCCCACCCGGACGGCGAGCGGCCGGTGCTCGTCGGCGACCGGTCGCACGACGTGCTCGGTGCCGCCGCGCACGGGCTGCCCTGCATCGGTGCGGGGTGGGGTCCGGCGCCGCCCGGCGAGCTGGCCGCGGCCGGCGCGGCGGCCGTCGCCGCCACCCCGGCCGACGTGCTGCCGGCACTGGGCGCACTCCCGGGCTGAGCGTGCCCGGCAAACGACGTGGACACCGCGGCCGTCCGGCGGCGACGCTGCCGCCATGACGGCACGCATCTCGCACACCTCGGTCGACTGCTCCGACGCCTACGCGCTCTCGCTGTTCTGGTCGGCGGTGCTGGGGTTCACCGAGGACCCGGACGACCCGAACGAGCCGGCCACGAGGAGTGCATGATCGCCGCGCCGGACGGCGGGCAGCGGCTGCTGTTCATCGAGGTGCCGGAGGCCAAGACGGTCAAGAACCGGCTGCACCTGGACCTGGTGCCGGCCGCCGGGACCCGGGACGAGGAGCTGCAGCGGCTGCTGGAGCTGGGCGTCCGCGAGCTCGACGACCGCCGCCGGCCCGACGGGAGCGGCTGGGTGGTGCTCGCCGACCCCGAGGGCAACGAGTTCTGCATCCTGCGCAGCGACGCCGAGCGGGCCGCGCCCTGACCCACGGCGTCTTGTCAGACCCTGCGGGCACAGTGGGACCGGGTGCACAGAGGTGCTCCGCCGGAAGGGGATCTGCCGTGGAGGTGTGCTGCCGTGATCGGTGAACCGCAGGCGGTCGACCTGGACCTGCTGGACGTGGAGAGCGCGCTGCTGCGGGCGGCCGTGGGCGACTACGCCGTGGAGGCCGCCGTGCTGCTGCTGGCCAACTCCGGCCACTGGCTACCCCGGCTGCAGGCCGCGGGGCTGATCACCATCGCGCTGGACGGCGACGCCGACGGCGGCCCGTGGGCGGCGGTGCAGTGGGCCGACCTGGACGGCGCCCTGCGCCGCGGGGTGATCTCCGGCAGCAGCGGCCAGCTGCGGCTGCTGCGGGCGGCGGCCGGCCTCGCCGACGGCCAGCCGGTCGACCTCGCCGACCTGACCGCGGGGGTGGACCGCGCCGAGCTCACCCTGCTGCTGGCCGCGCTCGCCCACGCGGCGGGCAGCCACGAGCACGCCGAGGTCGTCCGCCCCGACGACGGGGTCGCCGACGCCCGCGTCGTCCTGGGGCCGGTCGTCCCGTGGCCGGTGCGCGAGTGACCCCCGGCTGAGCCCGGCACGGCGGGCCGGGCCGTCGAGGGGTGAAGATCCACCGCCGCGGGCAGGTACCGGGGCATGACCACCCCGACCGGGCTGCCGGACGCCCTGCAGCGGTTGCGCGACTCCGTCGCCGCAGCGCCGCTGGGCCTGGCCACCACCGGCCGCGATGCCGCCGCCCGTACCGCCCGCGCCGTCGTCGACCAGGTCGACGACTACCTCCTGCCCCGCCTGCGCGACCTGGACGCCCCGCTGCTGACCGTCGTCGGCGGCTCGACCGGCGCCGGCAAGTCCACGCTGGTCAACAGCGTGCTCGGCGCCCGGGTCACCACCCCGGGCGTGCTCCGGCCGACGACCCGCTCACCGGTGCTGGTCTGCTCGACCGCCGACGTGGGGTGGTTCTCCGGCGACCGGGTGCTGCCGGGGCTGGCCCGCACCACCGGCGAGGGCGACACCCTCAGCGGCATCACGCTCGTGCCCACCGACGCCCTGCCACCGGGCCTGGCCCTGGTCGACGCCCCCGACGTCGACTCGGTCGTGGAGGCCAACCGCGAGCTCGCCGGGCAGCTGCTGGGGGCCGCCGACCTGTGGGTCTTCGTGACGACGGCGTCCCGCTACGCCGACGCCGTCCCCTGGGACCTGCTGCGGACGGCGCAGGAGCGCGGCACCGCGCTGGCCGTCGTCCTGGACCGGGTGCCGCCCGAGGCGGTCGGTGAGGTCGCCGACGACCTGGCCGCGATGCTGCAGCGCGGCGGGCTGGGCGGCGCCCGGCTGTTCGTCGTCGAGGAGCGGCCGCTGGTCGAGGGGTTCCTGCCGGCCGACCAGGTGGCGCCGCTTCGGGACTGGCTGCACGCGCTCGCCGCCGACCAGGAGCAGCGGGCGGCCGTGGTCCGGCAGACGCTGGCCGGCGCGCTGGAGAGCCTCAGCGGCCGGGTCGACGTCGTCGCCGCCGGCGTCGAGGAGCAGGCGCTGTCCGCCGAGGCGCTGCGGGCCGCCGCGGACGCCGCCTACGCCCGGGCCCGCGCCTCGATCGACGAGGGCGTCGGCAACGGCAGCCTGCTGCGCGGGGAGGTGCTCGCCCGCTGGCAGGAGTTCGTCGGCACCGGCGAGTGGATGCGCAGCCTGCAGGGGCAGGTCGGGAAGCTGCGCGACCGGGTCACCGCGGCGTTCACCGGTCGGCCCAACCCGGCCGCGGACCTGCAGGGCGCGCTGGAGTCCGGCGTCGAGCTGCTGCTGCGGGCCGAGGCCGACCGGGCGGCGGAGAACACCGTCGCCGCCTGGCGCTCGCTGCCCGGCGGCATCGCGCTGATCGGCGGCCGGGAGACCGAGCTGGACGGCGTCTCCCCGGCCTTCACCGGGGTGGCCGCCGACGAGGTGCGGGCCTGGCAGGGCTTCGTGCTGGAGCTGGTCCGCGAGGAGGGCGCGGGCAAGCGGTCGCAGGCCCGGCTGCTGTCCTGGGGCGTCAACGGCGCCGGCGCGGCGCTGATGATCGCCGTCTTCGCCTCCACGGCCGGGCTCTCCGGTGCCGAGGTCGTCATCGCCGGCGGCACCACGGCCGTCGGTCAGCGGCTGCTGGAGGCGGTGTTCGGCGACAACGCCGTCCGGGAGCTCGCGGTGAAGGCCCGCGCCGACCTGGACGCCCGCGCCGACCGGGTGCTGCAGAGGGAGCAGGACCGGTTCACCGAGCTGCTGGCGGACGTCGCGCCCACCCCGGACGCCGCCGCCGAGCTGCGCGCCGCGGTCGCCGGGCTGGCCACCGCCCGCGGGGCCCACGCGTGAGGCTGGGCGGCGGGCGGCGCAGCGAGCTCTCCCTGACCGACCGGCTGTCCGCGCTGCGCGAGGCGGTCGAGGTCGCCGAGGACCGGCTCGAGGTGCCCGAGGTGTCCCGCGCCCGCACCCTGCTGGCCAAGGCCGGCGCCCGCGAGGCGCTCGGCGACGCGACCGTCGTCGCGCTCGCCGGCGCGACCGGCAGCGGCAAGTCCACGCTGTTCAACGCGCTGAGCGGCAGCGAGGTGAGCAGCCCCGGCGTCCGCCGGCCCACCACCGGGGTCGCGCACGCCAGCGTGTGGGGCGAGCACGGCGCCGACCGGCTGCTCGACTGGCTGCAGGTGCCCCGCCGGCACCGGGTCCAGCCGGCCGAGCCCGCGCTGGACGGGCTGGTGCTGCTCGACCTGCCCGACCACGACAGCGTCCGGCTGGAGAACCGGCTGGAGGTCGACCGGCTCGTGGAGCTGGTCGACGTGCTGGTCTGGGTGCTGGACCCGCAGAAGTACGCCGACGCGGCGGTGCACTCGCGGTACCTGGCGCCGCTGGCCGGGCACGCGGGGGTGCTGGTCGTCGTCCTCAACCAGGTCGACCGGCTGGACGACGCCTCGGTCCGGGCCTGCCTCGCCGACCTGCGCGGGCTGCTCGACCGGGAGGGGCTGGCCGCGACGCCCATCGTGCCCACCGCGGCCCGCACCGGGGCCGGGCTGGCCGAGCTGCGCGCCGAGCTCGCCTCCCGGGTGGCCGCCCGGCGGGCGGCCACCGACCGGCTGGCCGCCGACGCCCGGGCCGCCGCGGCCGCGCTGGCCCAGCACTGCGCCCCGGACGCCGGCCAGGACCGCAGCCGGGACCCCGACGAGCGCGAGGGCCTGGCCGACGCGCTGGCGAACGCGGCCGGGGTGCCCGCGGTCGTCAGCGCGGTCGAGCGCTCGGCCCGTCGCCGGGGGAACCAGCACACCGGCTGGCCGGTGCTGCGCTGGACCTCGAAGCTGCGGGCCGACCCGCTGAGCCGGCTGCACCTGGGCGACGAGGCGGCCCGCACCTCGCTGCCCGAGGCCGGTGCGGTGCAGACGGCCGGCATGGACGCCGCGCTGCGCCGGGCCCGGGACGCCGCCGGTCAGGGGCTGCCGCAGGCCTGGCGGGACGAGCTGCGGCGCACCGCGGACCTGCAGGAGGAGCGGCTGGCCGACCGGCTGGACCGGGCCGTCGCCGGCACCGACCTCGGGCCGGACCGGACGCCGATCTGGCAGCGGGCGGTCGGCGGGCTGCAGTGGCTGCTCGCGCTGGTCGCGCTGGCCGGGGCGCTGTGGCTGCTCGGGCTGGTCGGGCTGGGCCTGCTGCAGCTGGACGACGTCGTCCCGCTGCCCCGGGTGGAGGGCATCCCGGTGCCCACCCTGCTGCTGGTCGGCGGGCTGCTCGCCGGCCTGCTGCTGGCGCTGGTGAGCAGACCGCTGGTGCACGCCGGGGCGCGGAGACGGGCCCGGCAGGTGCGCCGGCGGCTGACCGAGCGGGTGGCCGAGGTGGCCGACACCGAGGTGCTGGAGCCGCTGACCGAGGCCCGCGCCGACCACGACCGGTTCTGCGCCGCGGTCACCCGGGCCGGCAGCTGACCTGACCCCGGGACGCTCGTGCTCTGCTGCCTGGTGGGCAGCAGAGCACGAGCGTCACCGGACCGCGGCGGGGTCCGCCTCCGGCGCCGGGAGCGGGGTGGGAGCCGGGCGGCGGGCCTGCAGGGCGAGCCCGGCGACGGCGAGCAGGGCCAGGACGATGACGCCGACGCCGTAGACCTGCGCGGTCCGCTCCAGCCCGATGTGGCCGGCCGCGACGCCCGCGGCGATGGCCGGCAGGCTGAAGCCGAGGTAGCTGACGGTGAACACCGCCGACAGCAGCGAGGCCCGCTCACCCGCCGCGACGCCGCGGGTGACGGTGGCCATCGCGCCGAGGAAGGCCGAGCCGAAGCCGAACCCGGAGATGATCGCGGCGACGAAGAAGAACGCCAGCGAGCCGGTGGCCAGCGCGGCGACGGTGCTGCCGACCCCGGCGGCGAAGACCAGCGCACCGATCACCATCAGCCGGGTCGGCGCCACACCCCGCATGCTCAGCGAGCCGATCAGGCCGGTGCCGTTGAGCGCCAGGATCAGCAGGCTGCCGACCACGTGGTCCTCGACCCCGAAGACGCCCGCGACCAGCGACGGGCCGAGCGAGGCGTACAGACCGCCGAGCGCCCAGGTGGCGATCAGGCAGGGGAGGACGACGATGAACGCCCGGCGCTGCGAGGTGGGCACGCGGACGCTGGGCACCAGCGAGGCCGCCGTGCCGGGCAGCCGCGGCGAGGACTCCGGCAGGAACACCCACACGCCGAGCGCGGCGGCCAGGCACAGCCCGGTGAGCAGCCCGAACACCCAGTCGGTGGGGGAGGGCAGGAACTCCACGGCCAGACCGGCGCCGACCGCGCCGAGGGAGAGGCCGAAGCCGGGCGCGGCGGAGTTGACCAGCGGGCCGAGCGGGCGGTCCGGGCGCTGCAGGTCCAGCAGCGCGGCGCCGAACGCGCCGGTCATCGCACCGGTCGCGAAGCCCTGCACGATCCGGGCGGCGAGCAGCCAGCCGACGCCGTCCGCGGCCAGGAACAGCACCATCGACGCGGCCTCGAGGACCAGCGCCGCGGCCAGCACCGGGCGCCGTCCGACGTGGTCGCTGAGCCCGCCGACCACCAGCAGCGACACCAGCAGCGCGAACGTGTAGACGGCGAAGACGACGGTGATCACGCCCGGGCCGAAGCCGAACTGCTCTGCGTAGACCCGGTACAGCGGCGAGGGCACCCCGGACGCGGCGAGCACGAGCACCAGCAGGACGGCGACGCTCCAGAAGGCAGCGGTCCGGGCGAGCTGTCGACGGGGCACGCTCCGGTGCAAGCCCCAACGGCCCCGTGGTGTTCCCCGCCGTCCCCCGGCCACCCTGCAGCGGGGGGCAGGGTGGTCCTTCAGCCGCCGGGGTAGCGGCGGCTGGTGTAGACGGCGCCGGCCGGGGTGACCCGGGTCTGGGTCGAGCCGATGAGCACCAGGCAGCGCATGTCCACGGTCTCCGGGGCGAAGGCGTCCAGCGTCGTGACGGTGACCGACTCCTCCGGCCCGCCGACGTCCCGGCCGACCACGACCACCGTCTCCGGCTTGCGCACCTCGAGCAGCAGGTCGCGGGCCTCGGCGAGCTGGTGCGGGCGTGCCCTCGACCGGGGGTTGTAGAGCGCGATCACCAGGTCGGCGGCGGCCGCATGCCGGAGCCGGTCCAGGACGACGTCCCAGGGCTTGAGCACGTCGGACAGGCTGAGCACGCAGAAGTCGTGGCCCAGCGGCGCACCGACCCGGGAGGCCACCGCCTGCGCCGCGGTGAGCCCGGGCAGCACCCGCACCTCGACGTCGGCGAACTCCGGCTGCGCGGCCACCTCCAGCACCGCCGCGGCCATCGCGAACACCCCGGGGTCGCCGCTGGAGACGACGGCCACCCGGCGCCCGGTCTGCGCCAGCCGCAGCGCGGCCGCCGCCCGCTCGGCCTCCACCCGGTTGTCGCTCGGGTGCCGGACCTGCCGCGGGTTGGCCGGCACCCGGTCCAGGTAGGGGCCGTAGCCGACCAGGTCGTCGGCGCGGGCCAGCGCCTCGGCGGTCTCCGGCGTCGTCCAGCTGCGCTGCCCGGGCCCGAGCCCGACGACGACGACCTCCCCGACCTCCGCAGGGTTCGGCGCCGAAACCGGTTCCGGGTTCGGCGCCTGAACCGGGGTGAGCTCGGAGGGCAGCAGGGCGAGGGAGAAGTAGGGCACGGTGTCCGGGTCGACGTCGGCCAGCGGGGCGACCCGCTGCCGGTCGGTGGTGGCCCGCTCGACGTAGTACGCCCGGTCGAGCACGCCGGCCTCCTCGAAGGCATCCCGGACGTTGCGGAAGGTCCGCCCCAGCTTCATCACCGCGGCCGAGTCGGTGGTGGCCAGCCACTCGGCCAGCTCCTCGGCGGGCAGCGTGCCGGGCAGCACGGTGAGCACCTCGTCCCGCTCGACCAGCGGCCGGCCGAGCACCGCGGCGGCGCCGCTGACGCTGGTCACGCCGGGCACCACCTCGGTCGGGTACCGGTGCGCCAGCCGCTTGTGCATGTGCATGTAGGAGCCGTAGAAGAACGGGTCGCCCTCGGCGAGGACGACGACGTCCCGGCCGGCGTCCAGGTGCGCGGCCAACCGGGCGGCGGCGGCCTCGTAGAACTCGTCGATGGCCCCCTGGTAGCCGCCGGGGTGGTCGGTGGTCTCCGTGGTCACCGGGTAGACCAGCAGCTCCTCGACTTGCCCCTCGCGCAGGTACGGCGCGGCGAGGGCGCGGGCCACCGACCGGCCGTGCTGGGCGGCGTGGAACGCGACGACGTCGGCCGCGCCGATCAGCCGCGCGGCCTTGACCGTGACCAGCTCCGGGTCGCCGGGGCCGAGCCCCACCCCGTACAGCCGGCCGGTCACTCGACGTCGCTCGCGATGGCGTTGACGGCGCCTGCGGTGATCGCACTGCCCCCGCGCCGGCCGCGCACCACCAGGTGCTCGAGGTCCGAGGCGGCCAGCGCCTCCTTGGACTCCACGGCGCCGATGAAGCCGACCGGGATGCCGATGACCGCGGCCGGCCGGGGCGCGCCGTCGGCGACCATCTCCAGCAGGTGGAACAGCGCGGTCGGGGCGTTGCCGATGGCGACGACGGCGCCGTCGAGGCGGTCGCCCCACAGGTGCATGGCCGCTGCGGTGCGGGTGGTGCCCAGCTCGCGGGCCAGGTCGGGGGTGCGCGGGTCGTTCAGCGTGCAGACCACGTCGTTGTCCTTGGGCAGCCGGCGGCGGGTGACGCCGGAGGCCACCATCTGCGCGTCGCAGAGCACCGGGGCTCCGGCGTCCAGCGCCTCGCGGGCCCGCTCGACGACCCGGGGGGAGAACACGACGTCGTCGACCAGGTCGACCTGCCCGCAGGCGTGGATCATCCGCACCGCCACCCGGGCCACGTCGGCCGGCAGCCGGGAGAGGTCGGCCTCGGCGCGGATGGTCGCGAAGGACTGCCGGTAGATCTCGGCGCCGTCGTGCTCGTAGTCGTACATCAGTCCTCTTCGATCCGGTAACCGGTGGGCGTGGCGACGACGTCGACCACGTCGCCCTGGGGCCGGCCGCACCGGCGCTCGCAGCCCACCCAGTGCTGCCGGGCGCCGTCTGCGGGGAGCGTCCCGGCGCGGACGGCGGCGGTGGCGTCGGCGCGGACGTCGGCCAGCGCCTTGGCGCAGCCCGGTCGGCCGGCGCACGTGGTCACCTGCAGCCAGGGGCTGGCCTCGTCGAACACCACGCCGGTGCGGAACAGGTCGACCGCGGCGTCGTCCACGGCGTCCTCGGCGAGGTCGGGGACGACGACGCTGCGCCACGGGGTCAGCTGCACCTCGGCGGCCAGCCGGGCGAGCATGTCGGCCTGGTCGGCGCTGAGCCGCCCGAGCGGGAGGACGCCGATCAGCGCCGTCCGGCCGTCGAGCTGCCCGGCCGCGCCCACCGGGCCGGTGACCGGGGCCTCGGGCACCCGCACCCGGGGGCCGTCCTGGCCGCCCAGTCGGGCGGCGACCCGG comes from the Modestobacter italicus genome and includes:
- a CDS encoding cobalt-precorrin-6A reductase encodes the protein MTGQVLVLGGTGEARRLAAALVADGVDVLSSLAGRVAEPVLPVGEVRVGGFGGAEGLAAWLAEHRPRAVVDATHPFAAEITASAAAAAAAHGTPLLRLQRPGWTPQPGDDWRFVDSLADAAATVADRSSVFLTTGRQGVRTFADLPGRVLVRSVDPPDEPLPAGATLLLDRGPFSVADELALMREHAVDVVVTKDSGGHMTEAKLTAARELGIPVVLVRRPPLPAGVATVATVDEALAWIRSR
- a CDS encoding HAD hydrolase-like protein, coding for MSRLVLFDMDGTLVDSTPGIWASIRVAAAALGLPEPTPGQLRSMVGPPLQDGFASAFGLVGEDVDRAVGAYRAHYAAGAMFDADVYPGIPGLLAALRADGATLAVATSKPEPFAVRILAHTGLLPAFAGVHGATLDGTVRHKHDVVAAALAAHPDGERPVLVGDRSHDVLGAAAHGLPCIGAGWGPAPPGELAAAGAAAVAATPADVLPALGALPG
- a CDS encoding VOC family protein, encoding MTARISHTSVDCSDAYALSLFWSAVLGFTEDPDDPNEPATRSA
- a CDS encoding VOC family protein, with the protein product MIAAPDGGQRLLFIEVPEAKTVKNRLHLDLVPAAGTRDEELQRLLELGVRELDDRRRPDGSGWVVLADPEGNEFCILRSDAERAAP
- a CDS encoding ABC transporter, which produces MTTPTGLPDALQRLRDSVAAAPLGLATTGRDAAARTARAVVDQVDDYLLPRLRDLDAPLLTVVGGSTGAGKSTLVNSVLGARVTTPGVLRPTTRSPVLVCSTADVGWFSGDRVLPGLARTTGEGDTLSGITLVPTDALPPGLALVDAPDVDSVVEANRELAGQLLGAADLWVFVTTASRYADAVPWDLLRTAQERGTALAVVLDRVPPEAVGEVADDLAAMLQRGGLGGARLFVVEERPLVEGFLPADQVAPLRDWLHALAADQEQRAAVVRQTLAGALESLSGRVDVVAAGVEEQALSAEALRAAADAAYARARASIDEGVGNGSLLRGEVLARWQEFVGTGEWMRSLQGQVGKLRDRVTAAFTGRPNPAADLQGALESGVELLLRAEADRAAENTVAAWRSLPGGIALIGGRETELDGVSPAFTGVAADEVRAWQGFVLELVREEGAGKRSQARLLSWGVNGAGAALMIAVFASTAGLSGAEVVIAGGTTAVGQRLLEAVFGDNAVRELAVKARADLDARADRVLQREQDRFTELLADVAPTPDAAAELRAAVAGLATARGAHA
- a CDS encoding YfjP family GTPase translates to MRLGGGRRSELSLTDRLSALREAVEVAEDRLEVPEVSRARTLLAKAGAREALGDATVVALAGATGSGKSTLFNALSGSEVSSPGVRRPTTGVAHASVWGEHGADRLLDWLQVPRRHRVQPAEPALDGLVLLDLPDHDSVRLENRLEVDRLVELVDVLVWVLDPQKYADAAVHSRYLAPLAGHAGVLVVVLNQVDRLDDASVRACLADLRGLLDREGLAATPIVPTAARTGAGLAELRAELASRVAARRAATDRLAADARAAAAALAQHCAPDAGQDRSRDPDEREGLADALANAAGVPAVVSAVERSARRRGNQHTGWPVLRWTSKLRADPLSRLHLGDEAARTSLPEAGAVQTAGMDAALRRARDAAGQGLPQAWRDELRRTADLQEERLADRLDRAVAGTDLGPDRTPIWQRAVGGLQWLLALVALAGALWLLGLVGLGLLQLDDVVPLPRVEGIPVPTLLLVGGLLAGLLLALVSRPLVHAGARRRARQVRRRLTERVAEVADTEVLEPLTEARADHDRFCAAVTRAGS
- a CDS encoding MFS transporter encodes the protein MPRRQLARTAAFWSVAVLLVLVLAASGVPSPLYRVYAEQFGFGPGVITVVFAVYTFALLVSLLVVGGLSDHVGRRPVLAAALVLEAASMVLFLAADGVGWLLAARIVQGFATGAMTGAFGAALLDLQRPDRPLGPLVNSAAPGFGLSLGAVGAGLAVEFLPSPTDWVFGLLTGLCLAAALGVWVFLPESSPRLPGTAASLVPSVRVPTSQRRAFIVVLPCLIATWALGGLYASLGPSLVAGVFGVEDHVVGSLLILALNGTGLIGSLSMRGVAPTRLMVIGALVFAAGVGSTVAALATGSLAFFFVAAIISGFGFGSAFLGAMATVTRGVAAGERASLLSAVFTVSYLGFSLPAIAAGVAAGHIGLERTAQVYGVGVIVLALLAVAGLALQARRPAPTPLPAPEADPAAVR
- a CDS encoding precorrin-2 C(20)-methyltransferase translates to MTGRLYGVGLGPGDPELVTVKAARLIGAADVVAFHAAQHGRSVARALAAPYLREGQVEELLVYPVTTETTDHPGGYQGAIDEFYEAAAARLAAHLDAGRDVVVLAEGDPFFYGSYMHMHKRLAHRYPTEVVPGVTSVSGAAAVLGRPLVERDEVLTVLPGTLPAEELAEWLATTDSAAVMKLGRTFRNVRDAFEEAGVLDRAYYVERATTDRQRVAPLADVDPDTVPYFSLALLPSELTPVQAPNPEPVSAPNPAEVGEVVVVGLGPGQRSWTTPETAEALARADDLVGYGPYLDRVPANPRQVRHPSDNRVEAERAAAALRLAQTGRRVAVVSSGDPGVFAMAAAVLEVAAQPEFADVEVRVLPGLTAAQAVASRVGAPLGHDFCVLSLSDVLKPWDVVLDRLRHAAAADLVIALYNPRSRARPHQLAEARDLLLEVRKPETVVVVGRDVGGPEESVTVTTLDAFAPETVDMRCLVLIGSTQTRVTPAGAVYTSRRYPGG
- a CDS encoding precorrin-8X methylmutase, encoding MYDYEHDGAEIYRQSFATIRAEADLSRLPADVARVAVRMIHACGQVDLVDDVVFSPRVVERAREALDAGAPVLCDAQMVASGVTRRRLPKDNDVVCTLNDPRTPDLARELGTTRTAAAMHLWGDRLDGAVVAIGNAPTALFHLLEMVADGAPRPAAVIGIPVGFIGAVESKEALAASDLEHLVVRGRRGGSAITAGAVNAIASDVE